One Cellulomonas soli DNA window includes the following coding sequences:
- a CDS encoding NADP-dependent isocitrate dehydrogenase: protein MAKIKVVGPVVELDGDEMTRIIWQFIKDRLIHPYLDIDLRYYDLSIQNRDATDDQVTVDAAHAIAEHGVGVKCATITPDEARVEEFGLKKMWKSPNGTIRNILGGVVFREPIIISNIPRLVPGWNKPIIIGRHAFGDQYKATDFKVPGAGTLTLTFTPADGSEPIQQEVVTYPEGGGVAMGMYNFNESIRDFARASFAYGLQRGYPVYLSTKNTILKAYDGQFKDLFQEVFDAEYAAAFAEAGLTYEHRLIDDMVASAMKWEGGYVWACKNYDGDVQSDTVAQGFGSLGLMTSVLMTPDGKTVEAEAAHGTVTRHYRQHQAGKPTSTNPIASIYAWTGGLKHRGALDGTPEVTQFAQTLEDVVIATVESGKMTKDLALLVGPEQAWLTTEDFLAALDENLAARLA from the coding sequence ATGGCGAAGATCAAGGTCGTCGGCCCCGTCGTCGAGCTCGACGGTGACGAGATGACGCGCATCATCTGGCAGTTCATCAAGGACCGCCTGATCCACCCGTACCTCGACATCGACCTGCGCTACTACGACCTGTCGATCCAGAACCGGGACGCCACCGACGACCAGGTGACGGTCGACGCCGCGCACGCCATCGCCGAGCACGGCGTGGGCGTCAAGTGCGCCACGATCACGCCCGACGAGGCGCGCGTCGAGGAGTTCGGCCTGAAGAAGATGTGGAAGTCCCCGAACGGGACCATCCGCAACATCCTCGGCGGCGTGGTGTTCCGTGAGCCGATCATCATCTCGAACATCCCGCGCCTGGTGCCGGGCTGGAACAAGCCGATCATCATCGGCCGTCACGCGTTCGGCGACCAGTACAAGGCGACCGACTTCAAGGTGCCCGGCGCGGGCACGCTGACCCTGACGTTCACCCCCGCGGACGGCTCCGAGCCGATCCAGCAGGAGGTCGTGACGTACCCCGAGGGTGGCGGCGTCGCGATGGGCATGTACAACTTCAACGAGTCGATCAGGGACTTCGCGCGCGCCTCGTTCGCGTACGGGCTGCAGCGCGGGTACCCGGTGTACCTCTCGACCAAGAACACGATCCTCAAGGCCTACGACGGCCAGTTCAAGGACCTGTTCCAGGAGGTCTTCGACGCCGAGTACGCCGCCGCGTTCGCCGAGGCCGGCCTCACCTACGAGCACCGTCTCATCGACGACATGGTCGCCTCGGCCATGAAGTGGGAGGGCGGCTACGTCTGGGCCTGCAAGAACTACGACGGCGACGTGCAGTCCGACACCGTCGCGCAGGGCTTCGGCTCGCTCGGCCTCATGACCTCGGTTCTGATGACGCCCGACGGCAAGACCGTCGAGGCCGAGGCGGCGCACGGCACGGTGACCCGGCACTACCGCCAGCACCAGGCCGGCAAGCCGACCTCGACCAACCCGATCGCCTCGATCTACGCCTGGACCGGCGGCCTCAAGCACCGCGGTGCGCTCGACGGCACCCCCGAGGTCACGCAGTTCGCGCAGACGCTCGAGGACGTCGTGATCGCCACGGTCGAGTCCGGGAAGATGACCAAGGACCTCGCGCTCCTGGTCGGCCCGGAGCAGGCCTGGCTGACCACCGAGGACTTCCTGGCCGCGCTCGACGAGAACCTCGCGGCGCGCCTGGCCTGA
- a CDS encoding DUF3017 domain-containing protein, whose translation MEQQGEQVTTGTIPVEQQVLDPRAIARASLAAGENASLWWTAGAIVVATVIALVVGTRAGGYAFAVIAAACAVLRAVLPSPGPVAVSVRRKSVDVGLLVFFALTIGALTVILPDGLASTAR comes from the coding sequence ATGGAGCAGCAGGGCGAGCAGGTCACGACGGGCACGATCCCGGTCGAGCAGCAGGTGCTGGACCCGCGCGCGATCGCCCGGGCGTCGCTCGCGGCCGGGGAGAACGCGTCGCTGTGGTGGACCGCGGGCGCGATCGTGGTCGCGACCGTCATCGCGCTCGTCGTGGGGACCCGGGCCGGTGGCTACGCGTTCGCCGTGATCGCGGCGGCCTGCGCCGTGCTCCGGGCGGTGCTGCCGTCCCCGGGTCCGGTCGCGGTGTCGGTCCGCCGCAAGTCCGTGGACGTCGGTCTGCTGGTGTTCTTCGCACTGACGATCGGCGCGTTGACCGTGATCCTGCCGGACGGTCTGGCCTCGACCGCCCGCTGA
- a CDS encoding DUF167 domain-containing protein — MAARVAIRVKPGASRTRVGGAHGDALVVAVSARAVDGAATAAALEAVATALGVRPRHVRLVMGATSRDKVVEVDGLDPDEVARLVTLLKDPTV; from the coding sequence ATGGCTGCTCGGGTGGCCATCAGGGTCAAGCCCGGGGCTTCGCGCACCCGCGTGGGCGGCGCGCACGGCGACGCGCTGGTGGTCGCCGTCAGCGCCCGTGCGGTCGACGGAGCGGCGACGGCGGCCGCTCTCGAGGCGGTCGCCACCGCGCTCGGCGTCCGACCTCGTCACGTCCGCCTGGTCATGGGTGCGACGAGCCGCGACAAGGTCGTCGAGGTCGACGGGCTCGACCCGGACGAGGTGGCGCGGCTCGTCACGCTGCTGAAGGACCCGACCGTCTGA
- a CDS encoding sugar ABC transporter substrate-binding protein: MRRTSRTRVVGVLGVAALSVAGLAACSSGSGSDDTATDAGGGTYTWWDPYPQHDESSDWAKRVQTCGEDAGVTIERTAYDTTALTNQALLSAQEGTSPDVILLDNPAVSTLADTGMLTTTEEFGFDTSAIDPNLIAAGEIDGDTYGIPIGANTLALYYNKTILDEAGIDPATITDWDSLTAALQTVTAAGHKGITFAGIGTEEGSFQFLPWFWGAGADLTELDSDAAVSALDLWTGWVNDGLAPNSVIQNSQNTTWEEFLTGDFAFGENGTWQVNSAAEADFPTGIIQIPAKDGGAAPAPTGGEFITVPVQKDTARYDTTKKIVECMTSTEGMVETATTFAYYIPPTAEGQAALLADNPDLAPWVDAVKAAKGRTSDNLGTAYPKISEQLWSAVQNSLSGAASPADALATAQEAAVAATS, encoded by the coding sequence ATGCGAAGGACTTCTCGCACCCGCGTCGTCGGGGTGCTCGGTGTGGCGGCGCTGTCCGTGGCCGGTCTGGCCGCGTGCTCGTCGGGCTCCGGCTCGGACGACACCGCCACCGACGCCGGTGGCGGCACCTACACCTGGTGGGACCCGTACCCGCAGCACGACGAGTCGTCCGACTGGGCGAAGCGGGTGCAGACCTGCGGCGAGGACGCCGGCGTCACCATCGAGCGCACGGCCTACGACACCACCGCGCTGACCAACCAGGCGCTGCTGTCCGCGCAGGAGGGCACGTCGCCCGACGTGATCCTGCTCGACAACCCGGCCGTCTCGACGCTCGCCGACACCGGCATGCTCACCACCACCGAGGAGTTCGGCTTCGACACCTCGGCGATCGACCCGAACCTCATCGCGGCCGGGGAGATCGACGGCGACACTTACGGCATCCCGATCGGGGCCAACACGCTGGCGCTCTACTACAACAAGACGATCCTCGACGAGGCCGGCATCGACCCCGCGACGATCACCGACTGGGACTCGCTCACCGCGGCGCTCCAGACCGTCACGGCCGCCGGGCACAAGGGCATCACGTTCGCCGGGATCGGCACCGAGGAGGGCTCGTTCCAGTTCCTCCCGTGGTTCTGGGGAGCCGGCGCCGACCTGACCGAGCTCGACTCCGACGCAGCGGTCTCCGCGCTCGACCTGTGGACCGGCTGGGTCAACGACGGCCTCGCGCCGAACTCGGTCATCCAGAACTCCCAGAACACCACCTGGGAGGAGTTCCTCACGGGCGACTTCGCGTTCGGCGAGAACGGCACGTGGCAGGTCAACAGCGCGGCCGAGGCCGACTTCCCGACGGGCATCATCCAGATCCCCGCGAAGGACGGCGGCGCGGCCCCCGCCCCCACGGGCGGCGAGTTCATCACCGTGCCCGTGCAGAAGGACACCGCGCGCTACGACACGACCAAGAAGATCGTGGAGTGCATGACCAGCACCGAGGGCATGGTCGAGACGGCCACCACCTTCGCGTACTACATCCCGCCGACGGCCGAGGGCCAGGCGGCGCTGCTCGCCGACAACCCGGACCTCGCGCCCTGGGTCGACGCCGTCAAGGCCGCCAAGGGCCGCACGAGCGACAACCTGGGCACCGCCTACCCGAAGATCTCCGAGCAGCTGTGGAGCGCGGTGCAGAACTCCCTGAGCGGTGCGGCCAGCCCGGCCGACGCGCTCGCCACGGCCCAGGAGGCGGCCGTCGCGGCCACCAGCTGA
- a CDS encoding carbohydrate ABC transporter permease: MTSRRSWWRTALGVVLTAVMLFPVYWMVNVSFTKTSDMRSDPPHWFPWDPTFEGYQAVFRQQMPALGTSLLVGLGCVVLTLLISAPAGYALAKLRPRGAGVLNFLLLVAQMIPAVVMAMGFYVIYMKAGMLNTVWGLVVADSTVAVPFGVLLFTAFMQGIPRELIQAATIDGAGTFRTFWSVVLPVSRNSAITVSLFAFLWAWSDFIFASTLNRNGDLIPITLGIYKYIGNNTTEWNSIMATAVIASVPAAILLVVAQRYVAAGVTAGAIKD; encoded by the coding sequence ATGACCAGCCGCCGATCCTGGTGGCGGACGGCCCTCGGTGTCGTCCTCACCGCCGTGATGCTCTTCCCCGTGTACTGGATGGTGAACGTCTCGTTCACCAAGACCAGCGACATGCGCTCCGACCCCCCGCACTGGTTCCCCTGGGACCCCACGTTCGAGGGCTACCAGGCCGTGTTCCGCCAGCAGATGCCCGCGCTGGGCACCAGCCTGCTCGTCGGCCTCGGCTGCGTGGTGCTCACGCTGCTGATCTCCGCGCCCGCCGGCTACGCGCTGGCCAAGCTGCGGCCGCGTGGGGCGGGCGTGCTCAACTTCCTGCTGCTCGTCGCCCAGATGATCCCCGCGGTCGTCATGGCCATGGGCTTCTACGTCATCTACATGAAGGCCGGGATGCTCAACACGGTCTGGGGCCTGGTCGTGGCCGACTCCACCGTGGCGGTCCCGTTCGGCGTGCTGCTGTTCACCGCGTTCATGCAGGGCATCCCGCGCGAGCTCATCCAGGCCGCGACGATCGACGGCGCGGGCACGTTCCGCACGTTCTGGTCGGTCGTGCTGCCCGTGAGCCGCAACTCCGCGATCACGGTGTCGCTGTTCGCGTTCCTGTGGGCCTGGTCGGACTTCATCTTCGCCTCGACGCTCAACCGCAACGGCGACCTGATCCCGATCACGCTGGGCATCTACAAGTACATCGGCAACAACACGACCGAGTGGAACTCGATCATGGCGACCGCGGTCATCGCCTCGGTGCCGGCGGCGATCCTGCTCGTCGTCGCCCAGCGGTACGTCGCGGCAGGGGTCACGGCCGGAGCCATCAAGGACTGA
- a CDS encoding malate dehydrogenase, whose product MPAAANPVHVTVTGAAGQIGYALLFRIASGQLLGPDTPVHLHLLEVPQALKAAEGTAMELDDCAFPLLAGVDIHDDATAAFAGANVALLVGARPRTAGMERGDLLSANGGIFGPQGAAINAGAADDVRVLVVGNPANTNAYIAQQHAPDVPADRFTAMTRLDHNRALAQVAARTGSSVDDIARLAIWGNHSATQYPDLSHATIAGRPALEVIDDEGWVHETFIPTVAKRGAAIIEARGASSAASAANAAIDHVHTWVHGTPAGDWTSAGVVSDGSYGVPAGLVASFPVTATGGAFTIVPGLELDAFSRARIDASVAELVEEREAVRALGLV is encoded by the coding sequence GTGCCCGCAGCAGCCAACCCCGTCCACGTCACCGTCACCGGGGCCGCCGGCCAGATCGGGTACGCACTCCTGTTCCGGATCGCCTCGGGCCAGCTGCTCGGACCGGACACCCCCGTGCACCTGCACCTGCTCGAGGTGCCGCAGGCGTTGAAGGCCGCCGAGGGCACCGCGATGGAGCTCGACGACTGCGCCTTCCCCCTGCTCGCCGGTGTGGACATCCACGACGACGCGACGGCCGCCTTCGCCGGCGCGAACGTGGCGCTGCTGGTGGGCGCCCGCCCGCGCACGGCGGGCATGGAACGGGGTGACCTGCTCTCGGCGAACGGCGGGATCTTCGGCCCGCAGGGTGCGGCGATCAACGCCGGCGCGGCCGACGACGTGCGGGTGCTGGTGGTCGGCAACCCGGCGAACACCAACGCGTACATCGCGCAGCAGCACGCCCCCGACGTGCCGGCCGACCGCTTCACGGCGATGACCCGGCTGGACCACAACCGCGCGCTCGCCCAGGTGGCGGCCCGCACCGGTTCCTCGGTGGACGACATCGCGCGGCTGGCGATCTGGGGCAACCACTCGGCCACCCAGTACCCGGACCTGTCGCACGCGACGATCGCCGGCCGTCCGGCGCTCGAGGTGATCGACGACGAGGGCTGGGTGCACGAGACGTTCATCCCCACGGTCGCCAAGCGGGGCGCGGCGATCATCGAGGCCCGCGGGGCGTCGTCGGCCGCGTCGGCGGCGAACGCGGCGATCGACCACGTGCACACGTGGGTGCACGGCACGCCGGCGGGGGACTGGACCTCCGCGGGTGTCGTCTCCGACGGCTCGTACGGCGTGCCTGCCGGGCTCGTCGCGTCGTTCCCCGTGACGGCGACCGGCGGCGCCTTCACGATCGTGCCGGGCCTGGAGCTCGACGCGTTCTCGCGGGCGCGGATCGACGCCTCGGTGGCCGAGCTGGTCGAGGAGCGCGAGGCCGTGCGCGCGCTGGGTCTGGTCTGA
- a CDS encoding LacI family DNA-binding transcriptional regulator codes for MATIGDVARVAGVSRSTASNVLSGKKVTSPEIQVRVLAAVEQLGYTPNAGARALATSQTMVIGLLAQFLPDEFAPAMLQYILGVSNTARELGYDILLVSEADGARALKRITDSRMVDGVVLLNVADQDDRLEVLRAASQPGALIGLPGDPRDLDVFDLDFAEAGRLMVDHLVRLGHRELLLVSQPEHVVERGGAYVWRLQDAALEEAELRGVRLRTASAAAQQPQVGRDITAILDAHPDVTGLLVHNEAAAAALPSALHVRGLSSPADLSVIGRYSDEFARTFSLPFSSIESAPDRLGQLAVRQLVRRIESRTGLPEPHGVRFISPELVDRGSTGAPRPGR; via the coding sequence GTGGCCACCATCGGTGACGTCGCCCGCGTCGCGGGCGTCTCCCGCAGCACGGCGTCCAACGTGCTCTCCGGCAAGAAGGTCACCTCGCCCGAGATCCAGGTGCGCGTGCTGGCCGCCGTCGAGCAGCTCGGCTACACGCCGAACGCCGGCGCCCGGGCCCTGGCCACCTCGCAGACCATGGTCATCGGCCTGCTCGCGCAGTTCCTGCCCGACGAGTTCGCCCCCGCGATGCTGCAGTACATCCTGGGCGTCTCGAACACCGCCCGGGAGCTCGGCTACGACATCCTGCTCGTCTCCGAGGCCGACGGCGCCCGGGCCCTCAAGCGCATCACCGACTCGCGCATGGTCGACGGCGTCGTGCTGCTCAACGTGGCCGACCAGGACGACCGGCTCGAGGTCCTGCGCGCCGCGTCGCAGCCCGGCGCCCTCATCGGCCTGCCGGGCGACCCGCGCGACCTCGACGTCTTCGACCTCGACTTCGCCGAGGCGGGCCGGCTCATGGTCGACCACCTGGTGCGGCTGGGGCACCGCGAGCTGCTCCTCGTCTCCCAGCCCGAGCACGTCGTCGAGCGCGGCGGCGCCTACGTGTGGCGCCTGCAGGACGCCGCGCTCGAGGAGGCCGAGCTGCGGGGCGTGCGGCTGCGCACCGCGTCGGCCGCCGCGCAGCAGCCGCAGGTCGGCCGGGACATCACCGCGATCCTCGACGCGCACCCCGACGTCACCGGGCTGCTCGTGCACAACGAGGCCGCCGCGGCCGCGCTGCCGTCCGCGCTGCACGTCCGGGGCCTGAGCTCGCCCGCCGACCTGTCGGTCATCGGCCGGTACTCCGACGAGTTCGCCCGCACCTTCTCGCTGCCGTTCTCGTCCATCGAGAGCGCGCCCGACCGGCTCGGCCAGCTGGCTGTCCGCCAGCTCGTCCGCCGCATCGAGTCCCGCACGGGACTCCCAGAACCGCACGGGGTCCGGTTCATCTCGCCGGAGCTCGTGGACAGGGGGAGCACGGGGGCACCCCGCCCCGGGCGTTGA
- a CDS encoding aquaporin, giving the protein MSQDNADKTTPETAEVPETTETVETAVETDAAVEPETPVDAVVEPETEPVAEPVVEPVAVVEPPVAFAAPAPVPAPVPAPVPAPDVVTLTEVAFGDDVLVAAAPTGPGLAARLGAEAFGTFLLVLAGVGTALYASVSGVTTFGVAVAFGFALTAGIAAVGHISGGHFNPAVTFGAVLAGRTPVRDLLPYWLVQVVAGIAATAVLYVVASTLPALDGQVSTFFAAASNGYGDHSPIVAQVDEGFPLVAALLIEFVAVAVLVGVILGVTDRRASSVNAPVVIGLTLVAVLLVTIPVTNGAINPARALATAVFSGSELLKQVWAFWVAPLAGAAVAALVYRAFATSPALEDDDEIVEVVELV; this is encoded by the coding sequence ATGTCCCAGGACAACGCTGACAAGACCACCCCGGAGACGGCCGAGGTGCCGGAGACCACGGAGACCGTCGAGACCGCGGTCGAGACCGACGCAGCCGTCGAGCCCGAGACCCCGGTCGACGCCGTCGTCGAGCCCGAGACCGAGCCGGTCGCAGAGCCGGTCGTCGAGCCCGTGGCCGTCGTTGAGCCGCCCGTCGCGTTCGCGGCACCCGCGCCCGTTCCCGCACCCGTTCCTGCGCCCGTTCCTGCGCCCGACGTCGTCACGCTGACCGAGGTCGCGTTCGGGGACGACGTGCTCGTGGCCGCAGCCCCGACCGGCCCCGGGCTGGCCGCGCGCCTGGGCGCCGAGGCGTTCGGCACCTTCCTGCTCGTGCTGGCCGGTGTCGGCACCGCGCTCTACGCCAGCGTCTCCGGCGTCACGACGTTCGGGGTCGCCGTCGCGTTCGGCTTCGCGCTCACCGCCGGCATCGCGGCCGTCGGGCACATCTCGGGCGGCCACTTCAACCCCGCCGTGACGTTCGGCGCGGTCCTCGCCGGCCGCACCCCGGTCCGTGACCTGCTCCCCTACTGGCTCGTCCAGGTCGTCGCCGGCATCGCCGCGACCGCCGTGCTGTACGTCGTGGCGAGCACGCTGCCCGCGCTCGACGGCCAGGTGTCCACGTTCTTCGCCGCGGCCTCCAACGGCTACGGCGATCACTCCCCGATCGTCGCGCAGGTCGACGAGGGGTTCCCGCTCGTGGCTGCGCTGCTCATCGAGTTCGTCGCCGTGGCCGTCCTCGTCGGCGTGATCCTCGGGGTCACCGACCGGCGTGCGTCGTCCGTCAACGCCCCCGTCGTCATCGGCCTCACGCTGGTCGCCGTGCTGCTCGTCACGATCCCGGTCACCAACGGTGCGATCAACCCCGCCCGGGCGCTCGCCACGGCCGTCTTCTCCGGCTCCGAGCTGCTCAAGCAGGTCTGGGCGTTCTGGGTCGCCCCGCTCGCCGGCGCGGCCGTGGCCGCGCTCGTCTACCGCGCGTTCGCCACGTCGCCCGCGCTCGAGGACGACGACGAGATCGTCGAGGTCGTCGAGCTCGTCTGA
- a CDS encoding carbohydrate ABC transporter permease, with the protein MDSTLTHAVGAPDPSAGVALVSSAAPAPARGSRTRRPSTQWAAWAFLTPLVVYLAVFYAYPLIRNLDLSLHDYTPRAFVQGNAEWVGFANYADVFASATFPKALLNTALFTVLSILFQYAAGLALAVFFRTSFRLSGVLRGMFLVPWLLPLIVSGSTWAWMLNSDNGIVNAVLRAFGADPINWLTSPDWALWSVVIANIWLGIPFNLVILYSGLQNIPSDLYEAASLDGATGRQQFWRITFPLLRPVSAITLLLGLIYTLKVVDIIWIMTKGGPGDASTTFATWSYREAFGTGQPDFSPAAAVGNLLIVIALAFGFLYLHLQRRQDQS; encoded by the coding sequence ATGGACTCGACCCTGACGCACGCGGTCGGGGCGCCGGACCCGTCGGCAGGTGTGGCGCTCGTCAGCAGCGCCGCACCTGCCCCGGCCCGGGGCAGCCGCACCCGCCGACCCTCGACCCAGTGGGCGGCCTGGGCGTTCCTGACGCCGCTCGTCGTGTACCTGGCGGTGTTCTACGCCTACCCCCTGATCCGCAACCTCGACCTCAGCCTGCACGACTACACCCCCCGGGCGTTCGTCCAGGGGAACGCCGAGTGGGTCGGGTTCGCGAACTACGCGGACGTCTTCGCCTCGGCGACCTTCCCCAAGGCTCTGCTCAACACCGCGCTGTTCACGGTCCTGTCGATCCTGTTCCAGTACGCGGCCGGCCTGGCCCTCGCGGTGTTCTTCCGGACCAGCTTCCGGCTCTCGGGCGTGCTGCGCGGCATGTTCCTCGTGCCGTGGCTCCTGCCGCTCATCGTGTCCGGCTCGACCTGGGCCTGGATGCTCAACTCCGACAACGGCATCGTCAACGCGGTGCTGCGGGCCTTCGGTGCCGACCCGATCAACTGGCTGACCTCGCCCGACTGGGCGCTGTGGTCCGTGGTCATCGCCAACATCTGGCTGGGCATCCCGTTCAACCTGGTGATCCTCTACTCCGGGCTGCAGAACATCCCGTCCGACCTGTACGAGGCCGCCTCGCTCGACGGCGCGACCGGGCGCCAGCAGTTCTGGCGGATCACGTTCCCGCTGCTGCGACCCGTCTCGGCGATCACGCTGCTGCTCGGCCTGATCTACACGCTCAAGGTCGTCGACATCATCTGGATCATGACCAAGGGCGGTCCCGGGGACGCCTCGACCACGTTCGCCACCTGGTCCTACCGCGAGGCCTTCGGCACCGGGCAGCCCGACTTCTCGCCCGCAGCGGCCGTCGGCAACCTGCTCATCGTCATCGCCCTGGCGTTCGGGTTCCTCTACCTCCACCTCCAGCGTCGACAGGACCAGTCATGA
- a CDS encoding NAD(P)/FAD-dependent oxidoreductase — protein sequence MSRPPSSPPRAVLVVGAGLAATQTVAALRERGFDGHVRVLGAEGVAPYDRPPLSKHLLDRPDPALLADELGIDVTGLADDVRLASPVHGLAVTGQGVEAATEDGTFTADAVVLATGARAVRPAGWEPALTLHTAADAAVLRARLRTGHRLVVIGAGWIGAEVAGVAAAAGVEVTVVEASGVPLARALGDEAGTLTEPWYAAAGVELVTGAQVVQVRADGVRLADDRVLPADTVLAAVGARPATAWLAGSGLPLEPDGSLRVDEGYAVLGAPPSVRAVGDVALRRSARHGWVPGGHWDAALRGPATMVDALLSVPDGPGSTGGTGGTGPTLEDLAPYVFSTQLGHELALVGQRRPGDELVLRGDPAGPDGWTALWCAGDEVSAVLSVDRPRDVAAARRAFSHAGLPRVDTSALRDLDRPLRDALHG from the coding sequence GTGAGCCGACCGCCGTCGTCGCCGCCCCGCGCCGTCCTCGTCGTCGGAGCAGGCCTGGCGGCCACCCAGACCGTCGCCGCGTTGCGCGAGCGTGGCTTCGACGGGCACGTGCGCGTGCTCGGGGCCGAGGGGGTGGCGCCCTACGACCGACCCCCGCTGTCCAAGCACCTGCTCGACCGCCCCGACCCCGCCCTCCTGGCCGACGAGCTCGGTATCGACGTCACCGGGCTCGCCGACGACGTCCGGCTCGCCAGCCCGGTGCACGGCCTGGCGGTCACCGGCCAGGGCGTCGAGGCGGCGACGGAGGACGGGACCTTCACCGCGGACGCCGTCGTGCTCGCCACCGGTGCCCGCGCGGTCCGACCGGCCGGCTGGGAGCCCGCGCTCACGCTGCACACCGCGGCCGACGCGGCCGTCCTCCGGGCGCGCCTGCGTACCGGTCACCGCCTCGTCGTCATCGGCGCGGGCTGGATCGGGGCCGAGGTCGCCGGCGTGGCCGCCGCGGCGGGCGTCGAGGTCACGGTCGTCGAGGCGTCCGGCGTGCCGCTGGCGCGGGCGCTCGGGGACGAGGCCGGGACCCTCACCGAGCCCTGGTACGCCGCGGCCGGTGTCGAGCTGGTCACGGGGGCCCAGGTCGTGCAGGTGCGCGCCGACGGCGTCCGGCTCGCCGACGACCGGGTGCTGCCGGCCGACACGGTCCTGGCGGCCGTCGGTGCTCGGCCGGCCACGGCCTGGCTCGCGGGCAGCGGCCTCCCGCTCGAGCCGGACGGGTCGCTCCGGGTCGACGAGGGGTACGCGGTGCTCGGCGCCCCGCCCTCGGTCCGGGCCGTCGGGGACGTCGCGCTGCGCCGCTCGGCACGGCACGGCTGGGTGCCCGGGGGGCACTGGGACGCGGCGCTGCGCGGACCGGCCACGATGGTCGACGCACTGCTGTCCGTGCCCGACGGACCTGGCAGTACCGGCGGTACCGGCGGTACCGGGCCGACGCTCGAGGACCTCGCACCGTACGTGTTCTCGACCCAGCTCGGGCACGAGCTCGCGCTCGTCGGGCAGCGCCGCCCAGGTGACGAGCTGGTCCTGCGCGGCGATCCTGCCGGACCCGACGGCTGGACGGCCCTGTGGTGCGCAGGCGACGAGGTCTCGGCCGTGCTGAGCGTCGACCGCCCGCGCGACGTCGCCGCCGCTCGGCGGGCCTTCTCACACGCCGGACTGCCTCGGGTCGACACGTCCGCGCTGCGCGACCTCGACCGCCCGCTGCGGGACGCGCTGCACGGCTGA